One genomic window of Actinoalloteichus hoggarensis includes the following:
- the ggt gene encoding gamma-glutamyltransferase, translating to MRLRRARRVLTIAAASVLLGSALAVVPPAAGDTSATRPPTAKRPVAVGDFGAVASVDADATAIGIGVLRGGGNAVDAAVATAAALGVTDPFSAGIGGGGFLMYYDAATGRVHTLDGRETAPAAVDENLFVEDGVPLPFSEAVTSGLSVGVPGTPATWRDALERWGTRSLASLLRPATRLAEDGFVVDSTFHDQIANNADRFTVFPATRDLFLPDGRPPEVGSTFRNPDLADTYRLLARTGTAALYRGEIGADLAETVRRPAVDPDADRIVRPGSMTVDDLADYRTVEREPTHVDYRGLDVYGMPAPSSGGLTVGLALNMLERFDLSDAAEVDYLHGYLEASRISFADRNRWIGDPAFVDVPAAEFAGQDFADSRSCLIDLANGHALTSPVAPGDPRDPRPCGTVGPPAPTPYEGESTTHLTVADRQGNVAAYTLTIEQEGGSGMVVPGRGFLLNNELTDFSFTPVTPGVPDPNLPDAGKRPRSSMTPTIVLADGEPLLALGSPGGTTIITTVLGVLLHRLDRGLSLPEAVAAPRASQRNAASAAVEQAFLDLPAVAELRDRGQGFATRPSSIGAVTGVERLPDGRWLAAAEPVRRGGGAAAVVRPRAGE from the coding sequence ATGCGTCTTCGTCGCGCTCGTAGGGTCTTGACCATCGCCGCCGCCTCGGTCCTGCTGGGTTCGGCTCTCGCGGTCGTGCCGCCCGCGGCCGGTGACACGTCGGCGACCCGGCCTCCGACGGCGAAGCGGCCTGTGGCGGTCGGGGACTTCGGTGCGGTGGCCAGTGTGGACGCCGATGCCACGGCGATCGGCATCGGCGTGTTGCGCGGCGGCGGCAACGCGGTGGACGCCGCGGTGGCGACGGCCGCCGCCTTGGGGGTCACCGATCCGTTCTCGGCGGGCATCGGGGGCGGCGGCTTCCTCATGTACTACGACGCCGCCACCGGTCGAGTACACACCCTCGACGGCCGGGAGACGGCGCCCGCCGCCGTCGACGAGAACCTGTTCGTGGAGGACGGCGTGCCCCTGCCCTTCTCCGAGGCCGTCACCAGCGGACTCTCGGTCGGGGTGCCCGGTACGCCCGCCACCTGGCGCGATGCCCTCGAACGGTGGGGCACCCGCTCGCTGGCCTCGCTGCTGCGTCCCGCGACGCGGCTCGCGGAGGACGGCTTCGTCGTGGACTCCACTTTTCACGACCAGATCGCGAACAACGCCGATCGGTTCACCGTCTTCCCGGCGACCCGTGACCTCTTCCTGCCCGACGGTCGCCCGCCCGAGGTCGGGTCGACCTTCCGCAATCCCGATCTTGCCGACACCTACCGCCTGCTGGCCCGGACCGGAACGGCGGCGCTGTATCGCGGGGAGATCGGCGCGGACCTCGCCGAGACGGTGCGGCGACCCGCGGTCGATCCCGATGCGGACCGCATCGTGCGGCCAGGGTCGATGACCGTGGACGACCTCGCGGACTATCGGACCGTCGAGCGCGAACCGACGCACGTGGACTACCGGGGCCTGGACGTCTACGGCATGCCCGCGCCCTCCTCCGGCGGGCTCACGGTGGGCCTGGCGTTGAACATGCTGGAGCGCTTCGACCTCTCCGACGCCGCCGAGGTCGACTATCTGCACGGCTACCTGGAGGCGAGTCGGATCTCCTTCGCCGACCGAAACCGGTGGATCGGCGACCCCGCCTTCGTCGACGTGCCCGCCGCCGAGTTCGCGGGACAGGACTTCGCCGACAGCCGGAGCTGCCTGATCGATCTCGCGAACGGGCACGCTCTGACAAGTCCGGTGGCGCCCGGCGACCCGCGAGATCCGCGGCCCTGCGGCACCGTGGGACCGCCCGCGCCGACACCGTACGAGGGAGAGAGCACCACGCATCTGACGGTCGCCGACCGGCAGGGCAACGTGGCGGCGTACACGCTCACCATCGAACAGGAGGGCGGCAGCGGCATGGTGGTTCCCGGCCGCGGCTTCCTGCTGAACAACGAGCTGACGGACTTCTCGTTCACGCCGGTCACCCCCGGCGTCCCCGACCCGAACCTTCCCGACGCGGGCAAGCGGCCGCGATCCTCGATGACGCCGACCATCGTGTTGGCGGACGGCGAGCCGCTGCTGGCTCTCGGGTCTCCCGGCGGCACCACGATCATCACCACGGTCCTCGGGGTGCTCCTGCATCGGCTCGACCGCGGGCTGTCCCTGCCCGAAGCCGTCGCCGCGCCGAGGGCTTCGCAGCGTAACGCCGCGTCGGCCGCTGTCGAGCAGGCGTTCCTCGACCTGCCTGCCGTGGCGGAGCTGCGGGACCGGGGACAGGGTTTCGCCACTCGGCCCTCGTCGATCGGGGCGGTCACCGGGGTGGAGCGACTGCCGGACGGGCGGTGGCTGGCCGCGGCCGAGCCGGTGCGGCGGGGCGGCGGGGCCGCGGCGGTGGTCCGGCCTCGGGCTGGTGAGTGA
- a CDS encoding NUDIX hydrolase, producing MVGDDVGTWKVGRRRAIYRSRWVDLSLVQVEAPNAERWEHHVVHLSRVAVALITNDRDEVLMLWRYRFATDAWGYELPGGIIDGDEESAATAAREAGEECGWLPTGEPEHLISFEPIPGMVTSEMDVYHWRGAERIGEPTDTEEAGTVEWVSLKRATKLAKERKLLGSGTLVALLYFLASRAEG from the coding sequence GTGGTAGGTGACGATGTGGGAACTTGGAAGGTGGGGCGTCGGCGTGCGATTTATCGCAGTCGATGGGTTGACCTGAGCCTCGTACAGGTCGAGGCGCCTAACGCTGAGCGTTGGGAGCATCACGTTGTGCATCTTAGCCGGGTCGCGGTGGCGCTGATCACCAACGACCGTGACGAGGTGTTGATGCTGTGGCGGTACCGGTTCGCCACGGATGCGTGGGGCTATGAGCTGCCGGGCGGGATCATCGACGGTGATGAGGAGTCGGCCGCGACGGCGGCTCGGGAGGCCGGGGAGGAGTGCGGGTGGCTGCCGACGGGGGAGCCTGAGCACCTGATCAGCTTCGAGCCGATCCCCGGCATGGTGACGTCGGAGATGGACGTCTATCACTGGCGTGGTGCGGAGCGGATCGGCGAGCCGACCGACACCGAGGAGGCCGGAACGGTGGAGTGGGTGTCGCTGAAGCGAGCAACGAAGCTTGCCAAGGAACGGAAGTTGCTGGGTTCGGGGACGTTGGTGGCGTTGTTGTACTTCCTGGCCTCACGCGCCGAGGGATGA